Proteins from one Ramlibacter sp. PS4R-6 genomic window:
- a CDS encoding efflux RND transporter periplasmic adaptor subunit, whose translation MTLTRRHKIWIAIAVALLAVAFGVVRALGAKRAQQDAVTQAATAKVQSVVELAATDVVKARELPLAQGLPISGSLRAVNSAVVKARVAGELQGLTVREGDLVKAGQVIARVDTTEYAARVKQAQEQAEAAKAQIDIAQRQWDNNKKLVDQGFISKNALDTSLNNLSAAQSTHNAAVAAVDMAKKSLDDTNLRAPISGIVSQRVAQPGERVGIDAKVVEIVDLSRLELEATLTAADSVNVRVGQAALLQVEGRGTPVAAKVVRINPTAQAGSRSVLAYLEVQQPAGLRQGLFAQGTLGTGQAIALAVPVTAVRTDKPSPYVQVVDNNQVAHKAVETGTRGEAEGEMMVAVKGVPAGALVIKGSLGPLREGTQVKFTTAPAGSTPKP comes from the coding sequence ATGACCCTGACCCGACGCCACAAGATCTGGATCGCCATCGCGGTGGCACTGCTCGCAGTTGCTTTCGGCGTCGTCCGCGCGCTGGGCGCCAAGCGCGCGCAGCAGGACGCCGTCACGCAGGCCGCGACAGCCAAGGTGCAAAGCGTCGTCGAGCTCGCCGCGACCGACGTGGTGAAGGCGCGCGAGCTGCCGCTGGCGCAGGGCCTGCCGATCTCCGGCTCGCTGCGCGCGGTGAATTCCGCCGTCGTGAAGGCGCGCGTGGCCGGCGAGCTGCAGGGCCTGACCGTGCGCGAAGGCGACCTCGTCAAGGCCGGCCAGGTCATCGCGCGCGTGGACACCACCGAGTACGCGGCACGCGTGAAGCAGGCGCAGGAGCAGGCCGAGGCCGCCAAGGCCCAGATCGACATCGCCCAGCGCCAGTGGGACAACAACAAGAAGCTGGTGGACCAGGGCTTCATCTCCAAGAACGCGCTGGACACCTCGCTGAACAACCTGAGCGCCGCGCAATCGACGCACAACGCCGCGGTGGCCGCCGTCGACATGGCGAAGAAGTCGCTGGACGACACCAACCTGCGCGCGCCCATCTCCGGCATCGTGTCGCAGCGCGTGGCGCAGCCGGGCGAGCGCGTGGGCATCGACGCCAAGGTGGTCGAGATCGTCGACCTGTCGCGCCTGGAACTCGAAGCGACGCTCACCGCCGCGGATTCGGTGAACGTGCGCGTCGGCCAGGCCGCCCTGCTGCAGGTGGAAGGCCGCGGCACGCCGGTCGCGGCCAAGGTCGTGCGCATCAACCCCACTGCCCAGGCCGGCAGCCGCAGCGTGCTCGCGTACCTCGAGGTCCAACAACCCGCCGGGCTGCGCCAGGGCCTGTTCGCGCAAGGCACGCTGGGCACCGGGCAGGCGATCGCGCTGGCCGTGCCCGTCACGGCCGTGCGCACCGACAAGCCTTCGCCCTACGTCCAGGTCGTCGACAACAACCAGGTCGCGCACAAGGCCGTGGAAACCGGCACGCGCGGCGAGGCCGAGGGCGAGATGATGGTCGCCGTCAAAGGCGTGCCCGCGGGCGCGCTGGTCATCAAGGGCTCGCTCGGCCCGCTGCGCGAAGGCACGCAGGTGAAGTTCACCACCGCGCCCGCCGGCTCCACCCCCAAGCCCTGA
- a CDS encoding TetR/AcrR family transcriptional regulator, whose translation MSSLSKFIGQVEEPPASKRGRRKEARPGELLDAALDLFVEKGFAATRAEEVAARAGVSKGTLFLYFPSKEELFKAVVRENISGRFSEWNQEFETFEGTTAEMVRYCFQVWWDRIGATRASGITKLIVSEARNFPEIAGFYHREVIEPGEQLIRKILKRGVDRGEFHIDDFEYAMFLIIAPMIYLVMMKHSLGACVNIPIDPERYLKTQADTILRGLERRPTDPAPPKTKK comes from the coding sequence ATGTCGTCCCTCTCCAAGTTCATCGGCCAAGTCGAGGAGCCGCCCGCCTCCAAGCGGGGCCGCCGCAAGGAAGCCCGCCCGGGCGAGTTGCTGGACGCCGCCCTCGACCTCTTCGTCGAGAAAGGCTTCGCCGCCACCCGCGCCGAGGAAGTGGCGGCGCGCGCCGGCGTTTCCAAGGGCACCCTCTTCCTCTATTTCCCCAGCAAGGAGGAGCTGTTCAAGGCCGTGGTGCGCGAGAACATCTCCGGCCGCTTCAGCGAGTGGAACCAGGAGTTCGAGACCTTCGAGGGCACGACGGCCGAAATGGTGCGCTACTGCTTCCAGGTCTGGTGGGACCGCATCGGCGCCACGCGCGCGTCGGGCATCACCAAATTGATCGTGAGCGAGGCGCGCAACTTCCCGGAGATCGCGGGCTTCTACCACCGCGAGGTGATCGAGCCGGGCGAACAGCTGATTCGCAAGATCCTGAAACGCGGCGTGGACCGGGGCGAGTTCCACATCGACGACTTCGAATACGCAATGTTCCTGATCATCGCGCCGATGATTTATCTTGTAATGATGAAGCATTCGCTAGGCGCCTGCGTGAACATCCCGATCGACCCCGAACGCTATCTGAAGACGCAGGCCGACACGATCCTGCGCGGGCTCGAGCGCAGGCCCACCGACCCCGCCCCGCCCAAGACGAAGAAATGA
- the msrA gene encoding peptide-methionine (S)-S-oxide reductase MsrA, translating to MSERQTIVLGGGCFWCTEAVYVKVRGVTDVESGYSNGQAANPSYEAVCTGTTGHAEVVKLEYDPSQVTTRQILEIFFTVHDPTQLNRQGNDTGTQYRSGIYYTTPEQKAEAEAIIREMTNDKLWGKPIVTEVKPLENYHPAEPYHQDFFEKNPYQGYCVAVAAPKVAKFRKTFRELAKD from the coding sequence ATGAGCGAACGGCAAACCATCGTCCTGGGCGGCGGCTGCTTCTGGTGCACCGAGGCGGTCTATGTGAAGGTGCGGGGCGTCACGGACGTGGAATCGGGCTACAGCAACGGCCAGGCCGCCAACCCGAGTTACGAGGCGGTGTGCACGGGGACGACCGGCCACGCGGAGGTGGTCAAGCTGGAATACGACCCGTCGCAGGTCACCACGCGCCAGATCCTGGAGATCTTCTTCACCGTGCACGACCCGACCCAGCTCAACCGGCAGGGGAACGACACCGGCACGCAGTACCGCAGCGGCATCTACTACACCACGCCCGAGCAGAAGGCCGAGGCCGAGGCGATCATCCGCGAGATGACGAACGACAAGCTGTGGGGCAAGCCGATCGTCACCGAGGTGAAGCCGCTGGAGAACTACCACCCGGCCGAGCCCTACCACCAGGACTTCTTCGAGAAGAACCCCTACCAGGGCTACTGCGTGGCGGTGGCGGCCCCGAAGGTGGCGAAGTTCCGCAAGACCTTCAGGGAGCTCGCGAAGGACTGA
- a CDS encoding metal ABC transporter permease, giving the protein MNWAALDWGILGPAFIAGLLVLATHVPLGMEVLDRGIVFIDLAIAQIAGLGVIVAMALGLPEAGIWGQVAAVVAALLGGLLLTWTERRAPQQQEALIGVLFVLASCVGIVLLASNPHGGEHLKDLLVGQILWVNTKQLAWLAGVTALLLVAIHAGVAQRMGRFGFYAVFAVAVTASVQLVGVYLVFSSLIVPALALKLARSTRRIAAYAIGIVGYALGLALSALFDLPSGAIVVCTLAAIGLAYAALSPSRAP; this is encoded by the coding sequence ATGAACTGGGCCGCGCTCGACTGGGGCATCCTCGGCCCCGCGTTCATCGCCGGGCTGCTGGTGCTGGCCACGCACGTGCCGCTGGGCATGGAGGTGCTGGACCGCGGCATCGTCTTCATCGACCTGGCCATCGCGCAGATCGCCGGGCTGGGCGTGATCGTCGCGATGGCGCTCGGCTTGCCCGAAGCGGGCATCTGGGGCCAGGTCGCGGCGGTCGTCGCGGCGCTGCTCGGCGGCTTGCTGCTCACGTGGACGGAAAGGCGCGCGCCGCAGCAGCAGGAGGCGCTGATCGGCGTGCTGTTCGTGCTGGCCTCGTGCGTCGGCATCGTGCTGCTGGCCAGCAACCCGCATGGCGGCGAGCACCTGAAGGACCTGCTCGTGGGGCAGATCCTGTGGGTCAACACGAAGCAGCTCGCTTGGCTGGCGGGCGTGACCGCGCTGCTGCTCGTCGCGATCCATGCCGGCGTCGCGCAGCGCATGGGCCGGTTCGGCTTCTATGCGGTGTTCGCGGTTGCCGTGACCGCGTCGGTGCAGCTCGTGGGCGTGTACCTGGTGTTCTCGAGCCTCATCGTGCCGGCGCTGGCGCTCAAGCTCGCGCGCAGCACCCGGCGCATCGCGGCTTACGCGATCGGCATCGTCGGCTACGCGCTGGGACTGGCGCTGTCGGCGCTGTTCGACCTGCCCTCCGGCGCGATCGTGGTGTGCACGCTCGCGGCCATCGGTCTCGCCTACGCCGCGCTCAGTCCTTCGCGAGCTCCCTGA
- a CDS encoding metal ABC transporter substrate-binding protein, whose amino-acid sequence MKFHRYLLALCAAAAFASPAQAALRVFACEPEWGALTQALGGNLVDVTVATSALQDPHQIQAKPSLIARMRNADLVVCTGAELEVGWLPVLVQQSANAKVQPGQPGFFEAARNVRLQDIPGSVDRSQGDVHAAGNPHIQTDPRNIASVATALGARLAQIDAANAAQYQQRTADFSQKWQQAMAKWNAQAAPLRGTPVVSQHKGFVYLYDWLGLKEVAVLEPKPGVEPSASYLQNVLATLKASPAKMVLFAAYQDPRASDWMSQNAGIPAVKIPFTVGGSEQAKDLFTLFDDTIARLLAAAQRK is encoded by the coding sequence ATGAAGTTCCATCGCTACCTTCTCGCGCTGTGCGCCGCGGCGGCATTCGCATCGCCGGCGCAGGCCGCGTTGCGCGTCTTCGCCTGCGAGCCCGAATGGGGCGCGCTCACGCAGGCGCTCGGCGGCAACCTCGTCGACGTCACCGTCGCCACCTCGGCTTTGCAGGACCCACACCAGATCCAGGCCAAGCCGAGCCTGATCGCGCGCATGCGCAACGCCGACCTGGTGGTGTGCACGGGCGCCGAGCTGGAAGTCGGGTGGCTGCCAGTGCTGGTCCAGCAATCCGCCAACGCGAAAGTGCAGCCCGGGCAGCCCGGCTTCTTCGAGGCGGCACGCAACGTGAGGCTGCAGGACATCCCGGGCAGCGTGGACCGCTCGCAAGGCGACGTGCACGCGGCCGGCAACCCGCACATCCAGACCGACCCGCGCAACATCGCGTCGGTGGCGACGGCGCTGGGCGCTCGGCTCGCGCAAATCGACGCCGCCAACGCCGCGCAGTACCAGCAGCGCACGGCGGACTTCTCGCAGAAGTGGCAGCAGGCGATGGCCAAGTGGAACGCGCAGGCCGCCCCACTGCGCGGCACGCCGGTGGTGTCGCAGCACAAGGGCTTCGTCTACCTGTACGACTGGCTGGGGCTGAAGGAAGTGGCGGTGCTCGAGCCGAAACCCGGCGTGGAGCCCAGCGCTTCGTACCTGCAGAACGTGCTGGCGACGCTCAAGGCCAGCCCCGCGAAGATGGTGCTGTTCGCCGCCTACCAGGACCCGCGCGCTTCCGACTGGATGTCGCAGAACGCCGGCATTCCCGCCGTGAAAATCCCCTTCACCGTCGGCGGCAGCGAGCAGGCCAAGGACCTGTTCACGCTGTTCGACGACACGATCGCGCGGCTGCTCGCAGCCGCGCAGCGCAAATGA
- a CDS encoding AEC family transporter, protein MDAGVLGALLPVIAMTAVGFGAGRIGWLGPTRVRWLSRIVFVVLAPALLFRTMSRVNLAGLDFKPVGAYFIAVAVIFGGTLALRGFNRRAAVLALANTYSNNVMIGIPLVALAYGQTGLVALFTLVSVHALVLLTTATIVLELALLREDPGASDRSTPHTVLLAVRNSIIHPVPLPIIAGLLFSAAGLALPPAVDLPLQWLGWVFGPLALLMVGASLAATRFGTAWRAGLELALAKNLLHPIAVALIAGWLAIGRVEFNVMVLSAALPIGANVFLFSQRYGVAQEEITAGVAISTLLAVPSVALVMALLS, encoded by the coding sequence ATGGATGCTGGCGTGCTGGGGGCCTTGTTACCCGTCATCGCGATGACGGCGGTGGGCTTCGGCGCGGGCCGCATCGGCTGGCTCGGCCCCACGCGCGTCCGCTGGCTCTCGCGCATCGTCTTCGTGGTGCTGGCGCCGGCGCTGCTCTTCCGCACCATGAGCCGCGTCAACCTGGCGGGGCTGGATTTCAAGCCGGTGGGGGCCTATTTCATCGCGGTGGCCGTCATCTTCGGCGGCACGCTGGCGCTGCGCGGCTTCAACCGGCGCGCGGCGGTGCTGGCGCTGGCCAACACCTACAGCAACAACGTGATGATCGGGATCCCGCTGGTGGCACTGGCGTATGGCCAGACGGGCCTGGTGGCGCTGTTCACGCTGGTGTCGGTGCATGCGCTGGTGCTGCTCACCACGGCCACGATCGTGCTGGAGCTGGCGCTGCTGCGCGAAGACCCCGGCGCGTCGGACCGTTCAACGCCGCACACCGTGCTGCTCGCCGTGCGCAATTCCATCATCCACCCGGTGCCGCTGCCGATTATCGCGGGGCTGCTGTTCTCCGCGGCGGGGCTGGCGCTGCCGCCGGCCGTCGACCTGCCGCTGCAATGGCTGGGGTGGGTGTTCGGCCCCCTGGCGCTGCTGATGGTGGGCGCATCCCTCGCAGCGACGCGCTTCGGCACCGCCTGGCGCGCCGGGCTGGAACTGGCGCTCGCCAAGAACCTGTTGCACCCAATCGCGGTCGCGCTGATTGCGGGCTGGCTGGCGATCGGCCGCGTCGAATTCAACGTGATGGTGCTGTCGGCCGCCTTGCCGATCGGCGCGAACGTGTTCCTCTTCTCGCAGCGCTATGGCGTGGCGCAGGAGGAGATCACGGCGGGTGTCGCCATCTCGACGCTGCTCGCGGTGCCGAGCGTGGCGCTGGTGATGGCCCTCTTGTCCTAG
- the pdxH gene encoding pyridoxamine 5'-phosphate oxidase, with the protein MSDTSRNIAELRKSYERAELSEDASHADPLQQFDQWLAEAIKGEIPEPNAMTLATVASNLRPSTRPVLIKGYDERGIAWYTNYDSRKGVELAGNPYAALQFHWVELERVVRIEGRVEKVSAEESDAYFATRPLDSRIGAWASPQSQVIASRTALVTAAAKYSAQFLLNPPRPPHWGGYRLVPDEWQFWQGRKSRLHDRLRYRREGDAWVRERLAP; encoded by the coding sequence ATGAGTGACACGTCGCGAAACATTGCCGAGTTGCGCAAGAGTTACGAGCGCGCGGAACTGAGCGAGGACGCCTCGCACGCCGACCCGCTGCAGCAGTTCGACCAGTGGCTGGCGGAGGCGATCAAGGGCGAAATCCCCGAGCCCAACGCGATGACGCTCGCAACCGTGGCCAGCAACCTGCGCCCCAGCACGCGGCCGGTCCTGATCAAGGGCTACGACGAGCGCGGCATCGCCTGGTACACCAACTACGACAGCCGCAAGGGCGTGGAACTCGCGGGCAATCCCTATGCGGCGCTGCAGTTCCATTGGGTGGAGCTGGAGCGCGTGGTGCGCATCGAAGGCCGCGTGGAGAAGGTTTCCGCCGAGGAAAGCGACGCGTACTTCGCCACCCGCCCGCTCGACTCGCGCATCGGCGCCTGGGCCAGCCCGCAAAGCCAGGTGATCGCCAGCCGCACGGCGCTCGTCACCGCCGCCGCGAAGTACAGCGCGCAGTTCCTGCTGAACCCGCCGCGCCCGCCGCACTGGGGCGGCTACCGGCTGGTGCCGGACGAATGGCAGTTCTGGCAGGGGCGCAAGAGCCGGCTGCACGACCGCCTGCGCTATCGCCGCGAAGGCGATGCGTGGGTGCGCGAGCGCCTCGCGCCCTAG
- a CDS encoding (2Fe-2S)-binding protein produces MAVNFNLNGKAVSASAEPDTPLLWVIRDELGLVGTKFGCGQALCGACTVHLNGQAIRSCQTPLSAVSGQKVATIESLSTNNTHPLQVAWIKHDVPQCGYCQSGQLMSAAALLAKNKNPSDADIDNAMSGNICRCGTYNRVRAAIKDAAATMRTAKA; encoded by the coding sequence ATGGCCGTCAACTTCAACCTGAACGGGAAAGCGGTCAGCGCAAGCGCCGAGCCCGACACGCCCCTGCTGTGGGTGATCCGCGATGAACTGGGACTGGTCGGCACCAAGTTCGGCTGCGGGCAGGCGCTGTGCGGCGCCTGCACCGTGCACCTGAACGGCCAGGCCATCCGCTCGTGCCAGACGCCGCTGTCGGCCGTCTCGGGCCAGAAGGTGGCGACGATCGAAAGCCTCTCCACCAACAACACGCACCCGCTGCAGGTCGCGTGGATCAAGCACGACGTGCCGCAATGCGGCTATTGCCAGTCGGGGCAGCTGATGAGCGCCGCCGCGCTGCTGGCGAAGAACAAGAACCCGAGCGACGCCGACATCGACAACGCGATGAGCGGCAACATCTGCCGCTGCGGCACCTACAACCGCGTGCGCGCGGCCATCAAGGATGCGGCCGCCACCATGCGCACCGCCAAGGCCTGA
- a CDS encoding xanthine dehydrogenase family protein molybdopterin-binding subunit yields MNSIAETSRRDFIKASAALTGGLIVGFSIVGQRSAQAAGTLRTPNAWVHISDDNVITLITARSEMGQGVYTSLPMLIAEELNVDLKQIQVAVAPPDKVYTNALLGAQITGGSTSIRDGWEKLRVAGAQVREMLLMAAATRWDVDKDKVRAESGIVYGPKGLKATYGELAERASSMPVLANPPIKDPKDFRIVGKRTKRLDTPTKVNGKAEFGIDVKLPGMVYATIEQSPVIGGKVVSYDAAKAKTMPGVIDVIQVADGVAVVADTYWHAKKARDTVTVNWDYGPVAQMDHNTMIAGTRAAMEKDKPLPIGKPTGDVAAAMKTAAKTVSAEYVTPLQSHAPMEPMNFTASFKDGKVLAIGPTQFQEGAAGAIAATLGVKPEDITLKTTFLGGGFGRRLELDFITQAAQISKAVGRPVKLLWTREDDTTHDFYRPVGVNRITAGLDASGNPVALHFKVASQSITQRAFGLPPGEFDPFMAEASQAAYSIPNQQHDLYMHDTGFRVGYWRAVSHNMNAFANESFIDECAKAAGKDPYEYRMALLKDKPRYANVLKLAAEKSGWGKPLPAGRARGIALMEGYDTYMAQVAEVSLASDGSVRVHKVTVAADVGMMVNPDTVEAQIMSSVVFGMSAGLMQEITLDKGRVQQTNFHNYPVVRMNESPAIDIVLVSSTEKPGGIGEPATALVVPAIANGVAALTGKRVRKLPITADAIKQA; encoded by the coding sequence ATGAACTCCATCGCCGAAACCAGCCGCCGCGACTTCATCAAGGCCAGCGCTGCCCTCACCGGCGGCCTGATCGTGGGCTTCTCCATCGTCGGCCAGCGCAGCGCGCAGGCCGCCGGCACGCTGCGCACGCCCAATGCGTGGGTGCACATCTCCGACGACAACGTGATCACGCTCATCACGGCGCGTTCCGAGATGGGGCAGGGCGTGTACACCTCGCTGCCGATGCTGATCGCCGAGGAACTGAACGTGGACCTCAAGCAGATCCAGGTGGCCGTGGCGCCGCCGGACAAGGTCTACACCAACGCACTGCTGGGCGCGCAGATCACGGGCGGCTCCACTTCCATCCGTGACGGCTGGGAAAAGCTGCGCGTCGCGGGCGCGCAGGTGCGCGAGATGCTGCTGATGGCCGCGGCCACGCGCTGGGACGTGGACAAGGACAAGGTGCGCGCCGAGAGCGGCATCGTCTACGGGCCGAAGGGCCTGAAGGCCACGTACGGCGAGCTGGCCGAGCGCGCGTCGTCCATGCCCGTGCTGGCCAACCCGCCGATCAAGGACCCGAAGGACTTCCGCATCGTCGGCAAGCGCACCAAGCGCCTGGACACGCCCACCAAGGTGAACGGCAAGGCCGAGTTCGGCATCGACGTGAAGCTGCCCGGCATGGTGTACGCCACCATCGAGCAAAGCCCGGTGATCGGCGGCAAGGTGGTGAGCTACGACGCCGCCAAGGCCAAGACGATGCCCGGCGTGATCGACGTGATCCAGGTCGCGGACGGCGTGGCCGTGGTGGCCGACACGTACTGGCATGCCAAGAAGGCGCGCGACACGGTGACGGTGAACTGGGACTATGGGCCCGTCGCGCAGATGGACCACAACACCATGATCGCCGGCACGCGCGCGGCGATGGAGAAGGACAAGCCCTTGCCGATCGGCAAGCCCACGGGCGACGTCGCCGCCGCGATGAAGACGGCCGCGAAGACGGTGAGCGCCGAGTACGTGACGCCGCTGCAATCGCACGCGCCGATGGAGCCGATGAACTTCACCGCGAGCTTCAAGGACGGCAAGGTGCTGGCGATCGGCCCGACGCAGTTCCAGGAAGGCGCGGCGGGCGCCATCGCGGCGACGCTGGGCGTGAAGCCCGAGGACATCACGCTCAAGACCACGTTCCTGGGCGGCGGCTTCGGGCGCCGGCTGGAGCTGGACTTCATCACGCAGGCCGCGCAGATTTCCAAGGCGGTGGGCCGACCGGTGAAGCTGCTGTGGACGCGCGAGGACGACACCACGCACGACTTCTACCGGCCGGTGGGCGTGAACCGCATCACGGCGGGGCTCGACGCAAGCGGCAATCCGGTGGCGCTGCACTTCAAGGTGGCGTCGCAGTCGATCACGCAGCGCGCCTTTGGCCTGCCCCCCGGCGAGTTCGACCCGTTCATGGCCGAGGCGTCGCAGGCGGCGTACAGCATCCCGAACCAGCAGCACGACCTGTACATGCACGACACGGGCTTCCGTGTGGGCTACTGGCGCGCGGTGAGCCACAACATGAACGCTTTCGCCAACGAGAGCTTCATCGACGAGTGCGCCAAGGCCGCGGGCAAGGACCCGTACGAGTACCGCATGGCGCTGCTGAAGGACAAGCCGCGCTACGCGAACGTGCTCAAGCTGGCCGCCGAGAAGTCGGGCTGGGGCAAGCCGTTGCCGGCCGGCCGCGCGCGCGGCATCGCGCTGATGGAAGGCTACGACACCTACATGGCGCAAGTGGCCGAGGTCAGCCTGGCGAGCGATGGCAGCGTGCGCGTGCACAAGGTCACCGTGGCCGCCGACGTGGGCATGATGGTCAACCCCGACACCGTCGAGGCGCAGATCATGTCCAGCGTGGTGTTCGGCATGAGCGCGGGCCTGATGCAGGAGATCACCCTGGACAAGGGCCGCGTGCAGCAGACCAACTTCCACAACTACCCGGTGGTGCGCATGAACGAATCGCCGGCCATCGACATCGTGCTGGTCAGCAGCACCGAGAAGCCCGGCGGCATCGGCGAGCCGGCGACGGCGCTGGTGGTACCGGCCATCGCCAACGGCGTGGCGGCGCTCACGGGCAAGCGCGTGCGCAAGCTGCCGATCACGGCCGACGCCATCAAGCAGGCTTGA
- a CDS encoding XdhC family protein, with translation MESLDLRVLSDALAWRRAGHAATLVTVVETWGSAPRPPGALLAVRDDGVVSGSVSGGCVEDDLIARVKAGEKSKLPSMIAYGVSKEEAARFGLPCGGTLRLVQEPVLDTKWIEEILARTAAHELVARTLTLATGAIELAHATREQQMQFDGIKLTTLFGPKWRLLLIGAGQLSQAVAQIAQMLDFEVLVCDPRDEFVIPAQAGIQRLSGMPDDVVRAMNPDAHTAIVALTHDPKLDDMALIEALRSDAFYVGALGSTRNQAARKKRLAEHFDLTEQELARLHGPVGLRLGAKTPAEIAVSICAQVVECKNRIEAPAAAPAGCAVA, from the coding sequence ATGGAGAGCCTCGACCTGCGCGTGCTGTCCGACGCGCTCGCGTGGCGGCGCGCTGGGCATGCCGCCACGCTCGTCACCGTGGTGGAAACCTGGGGCTCCGCGCCCCGGCCACCCGGCGCGCTCCTGGCCGTGCGCGACGACGGCGTCGTCAGCGGCTCCGTGTCCGGCGGCTGTGTCGAGGACGACCTCATCGCGCGCGTGAAGGCCGGTGAGAAGTCCAAGCTGCCGTCGATGATCGCTTACGGCGTGAGCAAGGAAGAAGCCGCGCGCTTCGGCCTTCCGTGCGGCGGCACGCTGCGGCTGGTGCAGGAGCCGGTGCTCGACACGAAGTGGATCGAGGAGATTCTGGCGCGCACGGCGGCGCACGAGCTGGTCGCGCGCACGCTGACGCTCGCAACGGGCGCGATCGAGCTCGCGCACGCCACTCGCGAGCAGCAGATGCAGTTCGACGGCATCAAGCTGACGACGCTGTTCGGCCCCAAGTGGCGCCTGCTGCTGATCGGCGCCGGGCAGCTGTCGCAAGCCGTGGCGCAGATCGCGCAAATGCTGGACTTCGAAGTGCTCGTCTGCGACCCGCGCGACGAATTCGTCATCCCGGCGCAGGCCGGGATCCAGCGCCTTTCGGGAATGCCCGACGACGTGGTCCGCGCCATGAACCCCGACGCCCACACCGCCATCGTCGCGCTCACCCACGACCCCAAGCTCGATGACATGGCACTGATCGAGGCGCTGCGCTCCGACGCGTTCTATGTCGGCGCGCTCGGCTCCACGCGCAACCAGGCCGCGCGCAAGAAGCGCCTGGCCGAGCACTTCGACCTCACGGAACAGGAACTCGCCCGCCTGCACGGCCCGGTGGGCCTGCGCCTGGGTGCGAAGACGCCCGCCGAGATCGCCGTGTCGATCTGCGCGCAGGTCGTCGAGTGCAAGAACCGCATCGAGGCGCCTGCCGCGGCCCCCGCCGGCTGCGCAGTCGCGTGA
- a CDS encoding nucleotidyltransferase family protein: MSSPVVLILASGKGERFIASGGTGNKLHAMLGGKRVVDRTIAAAKDSGLRWHVEEGEHEGMGDCIAAAVRATGDATGWLILPGDLPLIQPSTLVLVAESLEHHDVVVPHFRGERGHPVGFDHVCESALRALHGQNGAQSVVKAEAAVDGVFDLEIDDEGIVTDIDTLTDLKIAQRRLALR; the protein is encoded by the coding sequence GTGAGCTCACCCGTCGTCCTGATCCTCGCCTCGGGCAAGGGCGAGCGCTTCATCGCGTCCGGCGGCACGGGGAACAAGCTGCACGCAATGCTGGGTGGCAAGCGCGTCGTCGACCGCACCATCGCCGCCGCGAAGGACAGCGGCTTGCGCTGGCACGTGGAGGAGGGTGAGCACGAAGGCATGGGCGATTGCATCGCCGCGGCGGTGCGCGCCACGGGCGATGCGACCGGCTGGCTGATCCTGCCCGGCGACCTGCCGCTCATCCAGCCATCGACATTGGTGTTGGTCGCGGAATCGCTGGAGCATCACGACGTGGTGGTGCCGCACTTCCGCGGCGAGCGCGGGCATCCGGTCGGCTTCGACCACGTCTGCGAGAGTGCCCTGCGCGCCTTGCACGGGCAGAACGGCGCGCAGTCGGTGGTGAAGGCCGAGGCCGCCGTCGACGGCGTCTTCGACCTGGAGATCGACGACGAGGGGATCGTGACGGACATCGACACGCTCACCGACCTGAAGATCGCCCAGCGGCGGCTGGCGTTGCGCTAG